One stretch of Rhizoctonia solani chromosome 8, complete sequence DNA includes these proteins:
- a CDS encoding Reverse transcriptase (RNA-dependent DNA polymerase) domain-containing protein — MSVFESIAHTQAALRLELLYPDATKSPSHHTRTGVGRSHPTAPSSSPSTSRRSQGHSKSLSVPRFAPYSLTPAVSGSHARFSASTSMKLKMALDNGLAKRTQKNYGSFISQFQSFCKAERVEETAMFPADEQVLCAFIGSFTGEKSGSTANAAVAALKAWHRLHGMDWNGGYLLSHVVKGVANLAPHSSRRTPRPPISIAMLHKLRAHLSMQSPFDIAVFAAALTAFWGQCRLGELLGSSRLRHDPLATPSRSSISLPPSPRLQDPSASMTLHLPRTKTHQITGEHVHLASQRDGLSPITAMVAHLRANASIPGSHHIFAYSTRDGSIRCLTREDFLVRCNEVWITEGHPSVFGHSFRIGGTHAYLTAGVPSDVVKKMGRWSSDAFLRYWRSMDKIINIYAKDISGSPRVSADHQPMPATHWGAAPARTRCVRAQTRLPPLAPFVLAPAPPASSSRSRSLGELARWLGPGGTPVRRTASPAPTPCVYRSGSYAHLLSPYHTCGSASQPSGWKNKRRNTGAIVRTRSTTGVERVIVIDVGKTFLSAALELFPRHDLRQIDAVLLTHGHADAINGLDDLRCWTLGENRIQDYIDVYLSEATMNDVKRGFPYLVSKDFATGSGHIPQFKWHIIESNRPLRLDGVDFDITPIDVHHGNLPIPQHSLLLDTSVSPIPEPYLCFGFIFGSIMVYMSDVSNIPDNTWDVIEACGGLGPYPYQLFAVDCLTLRSLTAHFGVKDAIDAAVRLNAHRTCLFGFGHEIPHDVWDIIGRRVACEDVGTVWPSAQKALDYLSRVGVQQKQDIRISPVYDGELFRVLDGQPSDTKS; from the exons ATGTCCGTGTTCGAATCAATTGCACACACCCAAGCTGCGTTGAGGTTAGAACTGCTCTACCCTGATGCAACTAAATCCCCTTCCCATCATACCCGCACAGGAGTTGGCAGATCGCATCCCacagcgccctcctcctccccCAGCACATCCCGCCGCTCACAAGGACACTCCAAGTCACTGTCCGTGCCGCGATTCGCCCCCTACTCACTCACGCCTGCCGTCTCTGGTTCGCACGCACGCTTTTCAGCGTCAACATCCATGAAGTTGAAGATGGCATTGGACAACGGGCTTGCCAAGCGCACGCAGAAGAACTACGGCTCGTTCATAAGCCAATTCCAATCGTTTTGCAAGGCCGAGCGTGTGGAGGAAACCGCGATGTTCCCAGCCGACGAACAGGTGCTGTGCGCATTCATCGGTTCTTTTACCGGAGAAAAATCCGGCAGCACCGCAAACGCAGCCGTAGCCGCCCTCAAAGCGTGGCATCGTCTACACGGTATGGACTGGAATGGGGGCTATCTACTTTCGCACGTTGTAAAGGGAGTCGCAAACTTAGCCCCGCATTCCTCACGTCGCACACCGAGACCCCCGATATCTATTGCTATGCTACATAAACTACGCGCACACCTCTCTATGCAGTCTCCATTCGACATTGCGGTCTTCGCGGCAGCTTTAACCGCATTTTGGGGCCAATGCCGCTTGGGAGAACTACTTGGATCATCCCGCCTCCGCCACGACCCGCTTGCTACCCCCTCCCGGTCCTCAATCTCGTTACCTCCTTCACCGCGGTTACAGGACCCATCAGCAAGCATGACTCTGCACCTCCCCCGAACCAAGACACACCAAATCACCGGCGAACACGTTCACCTAGCAAGCCAGCGAGACGGCTTGTCGCCAATCACGGCCATGGTCGCCCACTTGCGCGCCAACGCTTCTATCCCCGGCTCACATCACATCTTCGCATACTCAACCCGCGACGGTAGCATCCGTTGCCTTACGCGAGAGGACTTCCTGGTACGCTGTAACGAGGTCTGGATCACAGAAGGCCACCCGAGCGTTTTTGGTCACTCATTCAGGATCGGCGGGACGCACGCATATCTTACCGCTGGCGTACCTAGCGATGTTGTCAAGAAGATGGGTCGATGGTCTTCGGACGCGTTCCTAAGGTACTGGCGCAGCATGGACAAAATCATCAATATTTACGCAAAAGACATTTCCGGGTCCCCGCGAGTATCCGCGGACCACCAGCCCATGCCA GCGACGCATTGGGGTGCTGCGCCCGCCCGCACGCGATGCGTTCGAGCGCAGACGCGCCTTCCGCCACTCGCTCCCTTCGTCCTCGCTCCCGCTCCTCCCGCTTCGTCCTCCCGCTCACGCTCTTTGGGTGagctcgctcggtggctCGGCCCCGGTGGCACCCCGGTTCGGCGTACCGCCTCTCCGGCTCCCACCCCATGCGTCTACCGGTCTGGATCGTACGCGCATCTCCTTTCCCCTTatcat ACATGCGGATCTGCCTCGCAACCTTCCGGGTGGAAGAACAAACGACGCAATACGGGCGCGATCGTTAGGACGCGTAGTACAACAGGTGTTGAGCGCGTGATTGTGATTGACGTAGGCAAAACGTTTTTAAGTGCCGCACTCGAACTGTTTCCTCGACACGATCTACGCCAAATTGATGCTGTATTATTGACACATGGGCACGCAGACG CTATTAATGGACTGGACGACTTAAGAT GCTGGACATTGGGAGAGAACCGTATACAAGATTATATCGATGTTTACCTATCTGAGGCGACTATGAACG ATGTCAAGAGAGGATTTCCTTACCTGGTCTCAAAAGACTTTGCAACAGGAAGTGGCCAT ATACCTCAATTTAAATGGCACATCATAGAAAGCAATCGGCCGCTCCGGCTAGATGGTGTAGACTTCGACATTACTCCTATCGATGTGCACCACGGTAACTTACCAATACCACAGCATTCACTTTTGCTTGACACCAGCGTTTCGCCCATTCCCGAGCCGTACTTGTGCTTTGGTTTTATTTTCGGGAGTATCATGGTATATATGTCAGATGTTTCAAATATCCCAGATAACACATGGGATGTAATCGAGGCGTGCGGAGGGCTGGGTCCGTACCCGTACCAGCTCTTTGCTGTGGACTGCTTAACTTTAAGGAGCTTAACTGCACATTTTGGGGTCAAG GATGCGATCGATGCAGCAGTTCGTTTGAATGCACACAGAACATGCCTCTTTGGATTTGGGCATGAGATTCCACACGACG TATGGGACATTATTGGGAGAAGGGTGGCATGTGAAGATGTAGGGACGGTGTGGCCATCCGCACAGAAGGCTTTGGATTATTTGTCACGAGTGGGCGTGCAACAAAAGCAAGACATCAGGATCAGTCCTGTATACGATGGAGAGTTGTTCAGGGTTCTGGATGGGCAACCAAGTGACACCAAAAGTTAA
- a CDS encoding glycosyltransferase family 22 protein, translating into MNLPPGTEGIRLRKPTSTAETPATARKARHTGLLQDQLRRTARAPWCPGLSTAFRMLVLVRVCAATWSNIQDCDEVFNFWEPLHYLDQGHGFQTWETSPAYAVRSWAYILLHLFPAKFPIWLASFDKRHTFFGLRMIFAFVTSFCEARLFTTVAEHVNDRVARYMLFILMFNAGMWNASTAFLPSTFAMYAVTAAASFAFAPPSSSRVQRTFAATLLFATGAIVGWPFSLLLAVPFVIEELTVYGGDIVPESSLPKWIENRWKYLFGSGAVAASIFIPVALIDTYAYGQFTLTPWNIIRYNIFGSSSGRGPNLYGTEPWYYYILNLILNFNILAPLALGSLPALLITRRFDSKRLGGARGPANQTSSPYTLLAVRLAPFYLWFITLTLQAHKEERFLYPAYPLVCFNAAVTLYLVRGWMETTFIKVTNSPYRAANTNLFRLTTLFTVVLTCLLSISRIIALFKYYHAPLDIAFHFQYEELPRLLNTTGLLPESIVKQHSSKYDEDIPIDLSPVRQFGLRVCWGAEWYRFPGSYLVPSGVEPLLVESGFDGMLPRPFPPVVPITDPSPINKDSIDSTKVPLKPSSGLFGELSRTLGRTTRIVPNGFNDLNRAEEGQASDPAECDYFVHLRLAHSPERQEPVPRVGEWEDVACFPFLDAQRSNILSRVFWVPGSLWQKGNTFGEYCLLRGKERAHIRERETKWSKTN; encoded by the exons ATGAATCTGCCGCCTGGGACGGAAGGCATACGCCTTCGTAAACCGACAAGCACGGCCGAAACGCCGGCGACTGCGAGGAAAGCCAGGCATACTGGATTGCTGCAAGACCAACTTCGCAG GACGGCACGGGCTCCATGGTGCCCTGGCCTATCTACTGCTTTTCGTATGCTTGTGCTCGTTCGAGTATGCGCTGCGACTTGGTCAAATATTCAAGATTGCGATGAAG TTTTCAACTTTTGGGAACCATTGCATTACCTTGACCAAGGTCACGGATTTCAGACGTGGGAGACATCGCCCGCCTATGCCGTGCGTAGCTGGGCCTATATTCTCTTACACTTGTTCCCGGCCAAGTTCCCCATATGGCTCGCTTCGTTTGACAAG CGACATACATTCTTCGGATTACGCATGATCTTTGCATTTGTTACCTCGTTTTGCGAGGCTAGACTATTCACTACTGTCGCTGAACATGTGAACGACCGTGTCGCAAGGTATATGTTATTTATCCTTATGTTTAATGCCGGAATGTGGAACGCCTCGACTG CGTTCTTGCCTTCGACTTTTGCTATGTATGCCGTCACCGCTGCAGCCTCGTTTGCATTTGCTCCTCCATCTTCATCCCGAGTACAGAGGACGTTTGCAGCCACGCTGCTTTTTGCTACTGGCGCAATTGTTGGGTGGCCGTTCTCCTTGCTTTTGGCCGTGCCATTTGTGATTGAGGAGCTTACTGTATACGGTGGTGACATTGTCCCCGAGTCTTCTCTCCCCAAATGGATTGAAAATAGGTGGAAATATTTGTTCGGAAGTGGCGCAGTGGCCGCTAGCATTTTT ATCCCAGTGGCTCTGATTGACACATACGCATATGGTCAATTCACCCTCACCCCTTGGAACATTATCCGTTATAATATTTTCGGAAGCTCCTCTGGACGAGGTCCCAACCTCTACGGAACGGAACCCTGGTATTATTACATCCTCAACCTTATCCTCAACTTTAATATCCTTGCTCCACTGGCGCTCGGATCGCTTCCTGCGTTGCTTATCACCAGGAGGTTCGACTCTAAGCGCTTGGGTGGGGCTCGAGGTCCGGCCAATCAGACTAGTTCGCCATATACGCTTCTCGCTGTCAGGCTAGCGCCATTTTACTTATGGTTTATTACCTTGACTTTACAAGCGCACAAGGAAGAGAGGTTCCTTTATCCTGCGTATCCATTGGTTTGTTTCAATGCCGCTGTGACTTTGTACCTCGTGCGTGGTTGGATGGAGACGACATTCATAAAAGTGACAAACTCTCCATACAGA GCGGCCAACACCAATCTTTTCCGACTGACTACCCTATTCACTGTAGTTCTTACTTGCCTTCTCTCCATTTCTCGAATTATTGCACTCTTCAAGTATTACCATGCTCCGCTCGACATCGCCTTCCATTTCCAATACGAGGAGCTTCCACGTCTGTTAAACACTACGGGTTTACTCCCCGAATCGATTGTCAAGCAGCATTCCAGCAAGTACGACGAGGACATTCCGATCGACTTGTCTCCCGTGCGTCAATTTGGACTCCGTGTCTGCTGGGGTGCGGAATGGTACAGGTTCCCAGGAAGTTACCTCGTCCCCTCTGGCGTAGAGCCTCTTCTAGTCGAGAGTGGATTTGACGGAATGCTGCCAAGGCCTTTCCCGCCTGTGGTTCCCATCACCGATCCTTCACCTATCAACAAAGACTCGATCGATTCCACCAAGGTGCCTTTGAAGCCCTCATCCGGCCTGTTTGGCGAACTCTCTCGTACCCTGGGGCGTACTACGCGCATCGTCCCGAACGGCTTCAACGACCTCAATCGTGCCGAGGAAGGTCAGGCTTCAGATCCGGCCGAATGTGATTATTTTGTCCATTTGCGACTTGCTCATAGTCCCGAACGCCAAGAACCCGTGCCCCGCGTAGGCGAATGGGAAGACGTTGCATGTTTCCCCT